A genomic stretch from Salvelinus namaycush isolate Seneca chromosome 25, SaNama_1.0, whole genome shotgun sequence includes:
- the LOC120020400 gene encoding integrin beta-1-like, whose product MDLRLLSIATLLGILCFCSAQQEGSDCIKANAQSCGECIQVAEKCGWCTDTDFLKQGESKSARCDELQSLITKGCTKAKIENPRGSTSITKNKPVTNRKKDMAEKLKADQITQIQPQKLTLNLRSGEAQTVKLKFKRAEDYPIDLYYLMDLSFSMKDDLENVKNLGTDLMREMKEVTSDFKIGFGSFVEKTVMPYISTTPARLLNPCTNTNDTCTSPFSYKNVLKLTENGEEFNNLVSKQQISGNLDSPEGGFDAIMQVAVCGDAIGWRNVTRLLVFSTDAGFHFAGDGKLGGIVLPNDGKCHLENNMYTMSHYYDYPSIAHLVQKLSDNNIQTIFAVTEEFQPVYKELKNLIPKSAVGTLSSNSSNVIKLIIDSYNSLSSEVILENGKLPEGVSITYKSICKNGWVGTGENGRKCSNISIGDEVSFEIAIKSEKCPPQGKSETITIKPLGFTENVEIVLIFICECECSKDGKPLSEMCHNGNGTFECGACRCNEGRIGRLCECSTDEVRTDDLDANCRKDNGTDICSNNGDCVCGTCECKKRENPEERYSGKFCECDNFNCDRSNNKLCGGHGRCECRVCICDANYTGSACDCSLDTSTCLAANKQICNGRGTCECGVCKCTNPKFQGPTCEICPTCPGVCAEHKDCVQCRAFETGEKKDTCERDCSYFNLIRVKDRDKLPQPADQSYPLSHCKERDANDCWFYYTYAVRNHTEREVYVVNTLECPAGPDIIPIVAGVVAGIVLIGLALLLIWKLLMIIHDRREFAKFEKEKMNAKWDTGVNPIYKSAVTTVFNPKYEGK is encoded by the exons ATGGATCTGAGGCTACTTTCAATAGCAACATTATTAGGAATCCTATGTTTCTGCAGTGCACAGCAAG AGGGCAGTGATTGCATCAAGGCCAATGCACAATCATGTGGGGAATGCATCCAGGTGGCAGAGAAATGTGGATGGTGTACAGACACT GACTTCCTGAAGCAGGGAGAGTCTAAGTCCGCACGCTGTGATGAGCTACAGTCCCTGATCACGAAGGGCTGCACTAAGGCCAAGATTGAGAACCCCCGGGGCAGCACCTCCATCACCAAGAACAAGCCTGTCACCAACCGCAAGAAGGACATGGCAGAGAAGCTGAAGGCTGACCAGATCACTCAGATCCAGCCTCAGAAACTCACCCTCAACCTCCGATCCG GTGAGGCCCAGACCGTTAAGTTGAAGTTCAAGAGGGCAGAGGACTACCCCATCGACCTCTACTACTTGATggatctctccttctccatgaAAGACGATTTGGAGAACGTCAAGAATCTGGGGACTGACCTGATGCGTGAGATGAAGGAGGTCACCTCAGACTTCAAGATCG GTTTTGGCTCCTTTGTGGAGAAGACGGTGATGCCATACATCAGTACTACCCCAGCCAGACTGCTGAACCCCTGCACCAACACCAACGACACCTGCACCAGCCCCTTCAGCTATAAGAACGTGCTGAAGCTGACTGAGAACGGGGAGGAGTTCAACAACCTGGTCAGTAAGCAGCAGATCTCTGGAAACCTGGACTCCCCTGAGGGAGGATTCGATGCCATCATGCAGGTGGCCGTCTGTGGG GATGCCATTGGCTGGAGGAACGTCACACGTCTGCTGGTGTTCTCCACTGACGCTGGCTTCCACTTTGCTGGAGACGGCAAGCTGGGCGGCATCGTTCTGCCCAACGATGGGAAGTGTCATCTGGAGAACAACATGTACACCATGAGCCATTACTAC GACTATCCCTCCATTGCCCATTTGGTCCAGAAACTGAGCGACAACAACATTCAGACCATTTTTGCTGTTACTGAGGAATTCCAGCCTGTTTACAAAGAACTGAAGAACCTCATCCCCAAGTCTGCAGTAGGAACCCTGTCCTCCAACTCCAGCAATGTCATCAAGCTCATTATCGATTCTTACAAC TCTCTGTCATCTGAAGTCATTCTGGAAAACGGCAAGCTGCCTGAAGGTGTATCCATAACATACAAGTCCATCTGCAAGAACGGTTGGGTAGGAACAGGAGAGAATGGAAGAAAATGCTCTAACATCTCCATTGGAGATGAG GTGTCCTTTGAGATTGCCATCAAGTCCGAGAAGTGTCCGCCTCAAGGCAAGTCCGAGACCATTACAATCAAGCCCCTGGGTTTTACTGAGAATGTGGAGATCGTCCTCATCTTCATCTGCGAATGTGAATGTTCCAAAGATGGAAAACCTCTCAGCGAGATGTGCCACAATGGCAACGGGACCTTTGAGTGTGGAGCCTGCAG GTGCAACGAGGGCCGTATTGGCAGACTGTGTGAGTGCAGTACAGACGAGGTGAGGACGGACGACCTGGACGCTAACTGTCGGAAGGACAACGGTACAGACATCTGCAGCAACAacggagactgtgtgtgtggaaCCTGTGAGTGTAAAAAGAGAGAGAACCCAGAAGAACGTTACAGTGGGAAGTTCTGCGAGTGTGACAACTTCAACTGTGACCGCTCCAACAACAAACTCTGCGGAG GACATGGACGTTGTGAGTGCAGGGTGTGTATCTGTGATGCCAACTACACGGGCAGCGCCTGCGACTGTTCCCTGGACACCTCCACCTGCCTAGCAGCCAACAAGCAGATATGTAATGGCCGGGGCACCTGCGAGTGTGGCGTCTGCAAGTGCACCAACCCCAAGTTCCAGGGTCCCACCTGTGAGATCTGCCCCACTTGCCCCGGAGTCTGCGCTGAGCACAA GGACTGTGTTCAGTGCCGGGCCTttgagacaggagagaagaaggaCACGTGTGAGAGGGACTGCAGCTACTTCAACCTGATCAGAGTGAAGGACCGGGATAAGCTGCCCCAGCCAGCTGACCAGTCCTACCCCCTATCCCACTGTAAGGAGAGGGACGCCAACGACTGCTGGTTCTACTACACCTACGCCGTCaggaaccacacagagagagaggtctacgTGGTCAACACTCTGG AGTGCCCAGCGGGTCCTGACATCATCCCCATCGTGGCTGGCGTGGTGGCGGGCATCGTGCTGATCGGCCTGGCCCTCCTTCTCATCTGGAAGCTGCTCATGATCATCCATGACCGCAGGGAGTTTGCCAAGTTCGAGAAGGAGAAAATGAACGCGAAGTGGGACACG GGAGTGAATCCCATCTACAAGAGTGCCGTAACAACTGTTTTCAATCCAAAATACGAGGGCAAATGA